One region of Pagrus major chromosome 5, Pma_NU_1.0 genomic DNA includes:
- the plk2b gene encoding serine/threonine-protein kinase PLK2b produces MEVRRNSGPPQTNNSSSMCEPRSCEPRRKRLDDRSGPSEMARIITDPATGKCYCRGKVLGKGGFAKCYEMTDLSTSKVYAAKIIPHARVSKPHQREKIDREIELHRVLHHKHIVHFYHHFEDKENIYILLEYCSRKSLAHILKARKVLTEPEVRYYLRQIVSGLRYLHEQEILHRDLKLGNFFVSESMELKVGDFGLAAKLEPAGNRRKTICGTPNYLSPEVLNKQGHGCESDIWALGCVMYTMLLGRPPFETTNLKETYRCIREARYSLPSSLSPQAKQLIASLLAKIPEDRPNLDHILRHDFFTQGFSPERLPPSCCHSAPDFHVSSPAKSFFKKAAAALFGGRRDKVKYYETLNKLTKEEEEIYKLQHDLERTVISQQQSKKISENGSALPPSAESPVAPATESQSPTTRDTIRLIVRGSLGSCSSSSECLEDSTTGSVAETVASVLRGCLESMPKADDIPQGSNSCNLQWVTKWVDYSNKYGFGYQLSDHTVGVLFNNGTHMSLLPDRKTIHYYAELGQRSVFPTCEVPEHFVGQVTVLKYFSHYMEENLMDGGDLGSMTDAHMPRLYLLQWLKSDRALMMLFNDGTFQINFYHDHTKIILCCQRDEYMLTYINEDRVSKTFKLSSLLTSGCPTDLRERMVYSLNMLLQRCS; encoded by the exons ATGGAAGTACGGAGAAACAGCGGGCCCCCACAgacaaacaacagcagcagcatgtgtgAGCCGAGGTCCTGCGAGCCTCGCCGAAAGCGGCTGGATGATCGCAGCGGGCCCTCGGAGATGGCCAGGATTATCACCGATCCTGCCACGGGGAAGTGCTACTGCCGGGGAAAAGTTTTGGGCAAG GGAGGGTTTGCTAAGTGCTACGAGATGACCGACCTCTCCACCAGCAAAGTTTATGCAGCCAAAATCATCCCACACGCGCGCGTCTCCAAACCTCACCAACGGGAGAAG ATTGACAGAGAAATCGAGCTGCACAGAGTATTGCACCATAAACACATTGTGCACTTCTATCACCACTTCGAGGACAAGGAGAACATCTACATCCTGTTGGAGTACTGCAGTAGAAAA tcATTAGCCCACATCCTGAAGGCTCGCAAAGTGCTCACTGAGCCAGAAGTGCGTTATTATCTAAGACAGATTGTCTCCGGTCTGAGGTACCTGCACGAACAAGAGATCCTTCACAGAGACCTGAAACTCG GTAACTTCTTTGTGAGTGAGTCGATGGAGCTGAAGGTCGGGGACTTTGGTCTGGCTGCCAAGTTGGAGCCGGcaggaaacaggaggaagaCGATCTGTGGAACTCCCAACTACCTGTCCCCTGAGGTGCTCAACAAGCAGGGCCACGGCTGTGAATCAGACATCTGGGCCCTGGGCTGTGTAAT GTACACAATGCTGTTGGGCAGACCACCATTTGAAACCACCAACTTGAAGGAGACATACAGGTGTATCAGAGAGGCGCGTTATTCCCTGCCCTCCTCCCTGTCGCCTCAGGCCAAGCAGTTAATCGCCAGCCTGCTCGCCAAGATCCCAGAGGACAGACCTAACCTGGACCACATTCTGAGGCACGACTTCTTCACACAG GGGTTCAGTCCAGAGCGTCTGCCGCCGAGCTGTTGCCATTCGGCACCAGATTTCCACGTCTCCAGTCCCGCTAAGAGCTTCTTCAAGAAAGCTGCCGCTGCGCTCTTCGGTGGGAGGAGAGACAAGGTCAAATACTACGAGACTCTGA ATAAGTTAaccaaagaggaagaggagatctACAAACTGCAGCACGACCTGGAGAGAACAGTCATcagccaacaacagagcaaaaagaTTTCTGAG AATGGAAGTGCACTTCCGCCATCTGCCGAGAGCCCCGTCGCCCCGGCAACAGAGAGCCAGTCCCCGACGACGCGAGATACCATCCGCCTGATCGTCAGAGGGAGTCtggggagctgcagcagcagcagcgaat GCCTGGAAGACAGCACAACAGGGAGCGTGGCCGAGACTGTTGCAAGTGTTTTGAGGGGATGTCTGGAGAGTATGCCTAAAG CGGACGACATTCCTCAGGGCTCAAACAGCTGCAACCTTCAATGGGTGACTAAATGGGTGGACTACTCCAACAAGTATGGCTTCGGCTACCAATTGTCTGATCACACCGTGGGAGTTCTCTTCAACAACGGCACTCACATGAGCCTCCTGCCAGACAGAAA GACCATCCACTACTATGCAGAACTGGGCCAGCGCTCGGTCTTCCCCACTTGCGAGGTTCCCGAACACTTTGTGGGCCAGGTGACTGTGCTCAAGTACTTTTCCCACTACATGGAGGAGAACCTCATGGAT GGCGGGGACCTGGGTAGCATGACAGATGCACACATGCCCAGACTCTACCTGCTGCAGTGGCTCAAGTCTGACCGCGCCCTCATGATGCTCTTTAACGACGGCACTTTCCAG ATCAACTTTTACCACGACCACACCAAGATCATCCTGTGTTGCCAGAGGGATGAGTACATGCTGACATACATCAACGAGGACCGCGTCTCCAAAACCTTCAAACTCAGCTCCCTGCTGACATCCGGCTGCCCCACGGACCTGCGCGAACGCATGGTGTACTCCCTCAACATGCTTCTGCAGAGATGCAGCTAA
- the rab3c gene encoding ras-related protein Rab-3C has translation MDLYGKMAATQDVKGKGEGGDQNFDYMFKLLIIGNSSVGKTSFLFRYADDAFTSAFVSTVGIDFKVKTVYKNDKRIKLQIWDTAGQERYRTITTAYYRGAMGFILMYDITNEESFGAVQDWSTQIKTYSWDNAQVVLAGNKCDMEEERVVSVDSGRLLAEQLGFEFFETSAKDNVNVKQTFERLVDLICDKMSESLDSDPAVTTGAPTAKLTDTAPPLQQPGCNC, from the exons ATGGACTTGTATGGGAAG aTGGCTGCCACTCAGGATGTGAAagggaagggggagggaggggaccAAAACTTTGACTACATGTTCAAGCTGCTGATCATTGGCAACAGCAGCGTGGGCAAAACGTCTTTCCTGTTCCGCTACGCCGACGACGCCTTCACCTCGGCCTTCGTCAGCACGGTGGGCATCGACTTCAAAGTGAAGACCGTGTACAAGAACGACAAGAGGATTAAACTGCAGATCTGG GACACAGCAGGCCAGGAGCGCTACAGGACCATCACCACTGCCTACTACCGCGGGGCCATGGGCTTCATCCTCATGTACGACATCACCAACGAGGAGTCCTTCGGCGCCGTGCAGGATTG GTCAACCCAGATAAAAACCTACTCGTGGGATAATGCACAGGTGGTGCTGGCTGGAAATAAGTGTGATATGGAAGAAGAGAGGGTGGTGTCAGTGGATAGTGGCAGACTGCTGGCAGAACAGTTGG GCTTTGAGTTCTTCGAGACCAGCGCCAAGGACAACGTCAATGTGAAGCAGACCTTCGAACGTCTCGTTGACCTTATTTGCGACAAGATGTCCGAGAGCTTGGACAGTGATCCGGCCGTCACCACAGGAGCTCCCACTGCCAAACTCACGGACACCGCTCCGCCCCTGCAGCAGCCCGGCTGCAACTGTTAG
- the LOC140996448 gene encoding ATP synthase subunit C lysine N-methyltransferase — protein MEDGIEVILQDHSKFLSTDRPHPALSACLGALLTGVYGVWSLFATPGFRRVPWRLKVPYLPSSKDQTLNIMKLLEGRTGCLVDLGSGDGRVVFAASSAGFRCTGFEINSILVTYARSKAHWRGVPSGQATFVNKDFWKTDLSAYNNVTAFLAPGVMAVLGEKLLKELPDDARVIACRFPFPDWPQESSAGSGLDETFAYDMSSVRSHLRKEPNAAV, from the exons ATGGAGGACGGCATTGAGGTGATTCTTCAAGACCACAGCAAGTTCCTTTCTACCGACAGACCCCATCCTGCCTTATCGGCCTGCCTAGGAGCTCTGCTCACAGGCGTCTACGGAGTATGGAGCCTGTTTGCTACCCCTGGCTTCCGCAGAGTCCCCTGGAGACTCAAG GTTCCTTATTTGCCCTCCAGTAAAGATCAGACTCTGAACATTATGAAGCTGCTCGAAGGACGGACAGGTTGCTTAGTAGATCTGGGATCTGGAGATGGAAGAGTG GTGTTTGCAGCCTCTTCTGCTGGTTTCCGGTGCACCGGCTTTGAGATTAACTCCATTTTAGTGACCTACGCCAGGAGCAAAGCCCACTGGAGAGGAGTGCCCTCTGGCCAGGCGACCTTTGTTAACAAAGATTTCTGGAAG ACTGATTTATCTGCGTACAACAATGTGACAGCTTTCCTTGCTCCAGGAGTG ATGGCGGTGCTGGGTGAGAAGCTGTTGAAAGAGCTTCCTGATGATGCACGTGTCATCGCTTGTCGTTTTCCTTTCCCCGACTGGCCACAGGAATCGTCTGCCGGCTCCGGTCTCGACGAGACTTTTGCTTACGACATGAGCAGCGTGCGGTCACACTTGAGAAAAGAACCAAACGCAGCCGTGTGA